The following coding sequences lie in one Thalassoglobus polymorphus genomic window:
- a CDS encoding FtsW/RodA/SpoVE family cell cycle protein: MHHGRSIPWTLVAVPIITLLLLLLGISGIGRGDELASAGVYAPRQVMWLFFAAAAMVVSLVVPFRQLKEWAYPALICSIVMLIAVYFFPPRNGARRWIPLGFMYLQPSELAKVAYILAISRYLMFRENHRTVAGLVVPFLMTCVPVILILREPDLGTSLLLFPVLFAVLFAAGARFRHLATTIIAGVLILPMLWSVMSVEQKSRVTALFRQRDSGSPQTGDGYHLWQSKQMLALGGKWGSSVDGMPLDDPAAYRLPAGRTDFVYCLIGEKWGLPGTLGVLALFAAFCLCGLHIAAKTRDPFGRLVATGIVAMIGTQALFNMAMTVGLAPITGLTLPLLSYGGSSLVTTCLSIGLLANIALRPGYDLAGQPFQFDGK; this comes from the coding sequence ATGCATCACGGAAGAAGCATTCCCTGGACTCTCGTTGCCGTCCCGATCATCACCCTGCTTTTGTTGCTGCTGGGGATTTCGGGAATCGGCCGTGGAGACGAACTTGCAAGTGCAGGGGTGTACGCACCTCGTCAGGTGATGTGGCTGTTCTTTGCAGCCGCTGCGATGGTTGTCAGTTTGGTTGTGCCTTTTCGTCAGCTGAAAGAGTGGGCTTATCCGGCTCTGATTTGCTCAATTGTCATGCTGATCGCGGTTTACTTCTTCCCTCCTCGCAACGGAGCCCGTCGCTGGATTCCGCTCGGGTTCATGTATTTGCAGCCGTCAGAACTTGCTAAAGTTGCTTACATTCTGGCGATTAGCCGTTACCTGATGTTCCGTGAGAATCATCGAACCGTTGCTGGATTGGTCGTTCCTTTTCTGATGACTTGCGTTCCCGTAATTCTCATCCTTCGCGAACCCGACCTAGGGACCTCACTACTGCTGTTTCCAGTGCTGTTTGCGGTGTTGTTTGCAGCGGGTGCCAGGTTTCGACATCTCGCCACAACGATCATCGCTGGGGTGTTGATCCTGCCGATGCTCTGGTCTGTCATGAGTGTTGAGCAGAAGTCTCGTGTAACAGCACTTTTCCGGCAGCGCGACTCGGGCTCACCACAAACCGGTGATGGCTATCACCTGTGGCAATCGAAGCAAATGCTTGCACTCGGAGGAAAGTGGGGGAGTTCCGTCGACGGCATGCCGCTTGATGACCCGGCTGCTTATCGGCTTCCCGCCGGGCGAACTGACTTCGTTTACTGCCTGATCGGTGAAAAGTGGGGGCTTCCGGGGACACTGGGGGTGTTGGCCCTTTTTGCAGCCTTCTGTTTATGCGGACTCCACATCGCAGCGAAGACACGTGACCCGTTCGGCCGCCTCGTTGCAACTGGAATCGTCGCCATGATCGGGACGCAGGCTCTCTTTAACATGGCGATGACAGTCGGCCTGGCACCAATCACCGGCCTCACACTGCCGCTTCTCAGCTATGGTGGTTCATCTTTAGTGACGACATGCCTGAGCATCGGCCTCCTCGCCAACATCGCCCTTCGCCCCGGCTACGACCTCGCCGGCCAACCGTTTCAGTTCGATGGAAAATGA
- a CDS encoding polyribonucleotide nucleotidyltransferase, with the protein MSKKVQVSKEIAGRTLTLTTGQLAKQASGSILLQYGDTSLFIASQTGPSRPGTDFFPLTIDYRERFAAAGKFPGGFLKREGRPTQREILTCRLTDRPLRPLFPKTFRDEVQVMINVMSCDGENDPDVWAITGGSAALGVAPLPFQGPIAGVRVGMIDDEFILFPTVEQMKESDLDLVMAGSKESVLMIEGFGDQIPEDQMVDALMFGHEAVIEICKMQSELFKKANIEPFEYEAPAENPWLSTVEKEFSGKIKEARQNTKKVERSAATKAVRDAAIEKYFPGEETELEDGRTLADLKEAFYQTDLKVCRSLTMSGKRLDGRGTDELRQIDCEVDLLPVVHGSALFTRGETQSLATVVLGTVRDEQRVDGLFDEINQSFYLHYNFPSFSVGECRPIRGPGRREIGHGALAERSVAPVLPKKEAFPYTIRIISDILESNGSSSMASVCSATLGLMAAGVPISQPVAGISVGVIKEGDDYVLLTDIIGDEDHFGDMDFKVAGSQKGITGIQLDLKIDGINEEIIRKTLEQAKIARRELLRTMLSTIRRPRPELPDSAPRIVTTKINPEKIGLVIGPSGKTIRAIQESTGAQIDIVDDGTITISGDNKEVCSGALAHIEALTEEIKVGRIYSGTVSSIKDFGAFVEIAPGKDGLLHISELSDGFVKSVADVVKVGEAIDVKVIAVDDQNRVKLSRKAVLAEQGLTDSEDESDDDDDDDYDGEEE; encoded by the coding sequence GTGAGTAAAAAAGTTCAGGTTTCAAAAGAAATTGCCGGCCGAACACTGACGTTGACCACCGGCCAGCTTGCTAAGCAGGCAAGCGGCTCGATTCTTCTTCAATATGGCGACACCTCTCTCTTCATCGCATCACAAACAGGGCCATCTCGACCAGGGACAGACTTCTTCCCTTTAACGATTGATTATCGCGAAAGATTTGCAGCTGCCGGAAAATTCCCTGGAGGATTCCTCAAGCGCGAAGGCCGACCAACACAACGTGAAATTCTCACCTGCCGATTGACCGACCGTCCATTACGCCCACTCTTCCCGAAGACATTTCGCGATGAAGTGCAGGTCATGATCAACGTGATGTCTTGCGACGGAGAAAATGACCCCGATGTGTGGGCCATCACTGGTGGTTCCGCAGCTTTGGGCGTCGCTCCCCTTCCATTCCAGGGACCAATTGCAGGTGTTCGCGTCGGGATGATTGACGACGAATTCATCCTGTTCCCGACTGTGGAGCAAATGAAAGAGTCTGACCTCGATCTCGTTATGGCGGGAAGCAAAGAGTCAGTCTTGATGATTGAAGGCTTCGGTGACCAGATCCCTGAAGACCAAATGGTTGATGCCCTCATGTTCGGGCACGAAGCTGTCATCGAAATTTGCAAAATGCAGAGTGAACTCTTCAAAAAGGCCAATATCGAGCCTTTCGAGTACGAAGCCCCAGCCGAGAACCCCTGGCTCTCAACTGTAGAGAAAGAGTTCTCCGGAAAAATCAAAGAGGCTCGTCAGAACACCAAAAAAGTCGAACGCTCCGCAGCCACAAAAGCTGTTCGCGATGCAGCCATCGAGAAGTACTTCCCCGGTGAGGAAACAGAGCTTGAAGATGGTCGCACCCTTGCCGATCTGAAGGAAGCCTTCTACCAAACCGATTTGAAGGTTTGCCGCTCCTTGACCATGTCGGGAAAACGCCTCGATGGTCGTGGAACAGACGAGTTGCGTCAAATTGACTGTGAAGTCGACTTGCTTCCGGTTGTACACGGTTCAGCACTATTCACACGTGGTGAAACACAGTCGTTGGCAACTGTGGTTCTTGGAACCGTCCGTGACGAGCAACGTGTTGATGGACTCTTTGACGAAATCAACCAAAGCTTCTATCTGCACTACAACTTCCCGTCATTCTCCGTCGGCGAATGCCGTCCGATTCGTGGACCGGGTCGTCGTGAAATCGGTCACGGTGCACTGGCTGAGCGTTCGGTCGCTCCCGTGTTGCCGAAAAAAGAAGCCTTCCCATACACGATTCGCATCATCTCCGACATCCTCGAATCAAATGGATCGAGCTCGATGGCATCGGTTTGCAGTGCGACATTGGGACTGATGGCAGCTGGTGTTCCAATCAGCCAACCGGTTGCAGGAATCTCAGTCGGCGTCATCAAAGAAGGCGACGATTACGTATTGCTGACCGACATCATTGGTGACGAAGATCACTTTGGCGACATGGACTTCAAAGTGGCCGGGTCGCAAAAGGGAATCACCGGGATTCAACTGGACCTCAAAATCGACGGGATCAACGAAGAGATCATCCGCAAAACACTTGAGCAGGCTAAAATTGCCCGCCGGGAATTGCTGCGAACCATGCTCTCCACGATTCGTCGTCCTCGTCCGGAACTTCCTGATTCAGCACCTCGTATCGTTACGACCAAGATCAATCCTGAAAAAATTGGCCTCGTGATCGGACCAAGCGGGAAAACAATCCGCGCAATTCAGGAGAGCACCGGAGCTCAAATCGATATTGTCGACGATGGAACAATCACAATTTCTGGCGACAATAAAGAAGTTTGTTCAGGAGCACTCGCTCACATCGAAGCACTTACCGAAGAGATCAAAGTCGGCCGCATTTACAGTGGAACTGTGAGTTCGATCAAAGACTTCGGAGCCTTCGTTGAAATCGCACCTGGAAAAGATGGCTTGCTGCACATCAGCGAACTCTCAGACGGGTTCGTGAAATCTGTTGCCGATGTCGTCAAAGTTGGCGAAGCGATTGATGTCAAAGTGATCGCTGTCGATGACCAAAACCGCGTCAAACTCTCTCGCAAAGCTGTTCTCGCTGAGCAAGGTCTCACCGACAGCGAAGACGAAAGTGACGACGACGACGACGATGATTACGATGGCGAAGAGGAATAA
- the rpsO gene encoding 30S ribosomal protein S15, with protein sequence MSITKERKTELVSEFQNSSTDTGSPDVQIAVLTHRINALTEHLREHNKDHAGRKGLLMMVSRRRRLLDYVKKRDPGRYVDLITRLGIRK encoded by the coding sequence ATGTCAATTACGAAAGAACGTAAAACCGAACTGGTCAGCGAGTTCCAGAACTCCAGTACCGATACTGGTTCTCCGGATGTGCAGATTGCTGTGCTTACTCATCGTATCAATGCGTTGACTGAGCACTTGCGAGAGCACAACAAGGATCATGCAGGCCGAAAAGGTCTGTTGATGATGGTTAGCCGTCGTCGTCGTCTTCTGGATTATGTCAAGAAAAGAGACCCAGGTCGTTATGTTGACCTGATCACCCGATTGGGAATCCGTAAGTAG
- a CDS encoding vWA domain-containing protein, producing the protein MSKAMRDMPAWGISLVINLSILAAFNYIVLESQKDLDSTTITSVVDDKLQEEELRFNETAMDQVGTDGTGVSMSPSLQVATAVADKAESREEEFDEVFNPELRDFASESIDHTSEDLAQEFDNKGTSDKVEGGVEGALDRAAYEIRNSLRSRKTMVIWLFDASGSLDERREAVANRFDNIYKQVGETGDTDSLYTVIASFGAKANLHTPEPLQDPAKLSEIVRKEIKKDESGKEMVFSAAKLTLEKFQNWHRSKGPWNKLVFIITDEKGDDADQYLENVITLGKRTNTRFFTIGNAAIFGQLKGYVEYTYEDGYVDYLPVDQGPESAFPDAVQLPFIGSGQDWKLKQMSSSYGPYALTRLCAETGGMYLITEETRGYNFDRAVMRRYAPDYRPVRVIKQEIAKNGAKRALVNVAEMTYRSSSPIPELTFRGYNDNILRTDITEAQKPVAEIDYELKRLYDGLSTGTKDRDSLREPRWQAAFDLAMGRILAMRVRYFGYNTMLANMRVTPKSFSSEKNNMWRLVPSDEILTGPEMRKAAASAKEYLKRVIDDHPGTPWAMLATRELEMDLGWSWEEYSEAIPGSNGMLRANQEEVARLLLADEERREVARQKAAKPRARPKL; encoded by the coding sequence ATGTCGAAAGCAATGCGAGATATGCCTGCCTGGGGTATCAGCCTGGTGATCAATCTGTCGATCCTTGCTGCCTTCAATTATATCGTCCTGGAGTCTCAGAAAGACCTTGACAGTACCACGATTACGAGTGTGGTCGACGACAAATTGCAGGAAGAAGAGTTGCGGTTCAACGAAACTGCGATGGATCAAGTCGGAACCGACGGAACTGGCGTCAGCATGTCGCCATCGCTGCAGGTTGCTACTGCTGTTGCAGATAAGGCAGAGTCCCGTGAAGAGGAATTTGACGAGGTCTTCAATCCAGAACTTCGCGATTTTGCCAGCGAATCCATTGATCACACATCCGAAGACCTTGCTCAAGAGTTTGACAACAAAGGGACCAGTGACAAAGTCGAAGGTGGTGTCGAAGGGGCCTTGGATCGTGCAGCTTATGAGATTCGCAACTCTTTGCGGTCTCGCAAAACAATGGTGATCTGGCTGTTCGATGCTTCTGGTTCTCTCGATGAACGCCGGGAAGCGGTCGCCAATCGCTTTGATAACATCTACAAGCAGGTTGGTGAAACGGGCGACACGGATTCTCTCTACACGGTCATCGCTTCTTTCGGTGCAAAGGCAAATCTTCACACGCCAGAGCCGCTTCAAGACCCTGCTAAATTGAGTGAGATTGTCCGCAAGGAAATCAAGAAGGATGAGTCCGGCAAAGAAATGGTCTTTTCGGCCGCGAAGTTGACTCTGGAAAAATTCCAGAACTGGCATCGCAGTAAAGGCCCCTGGAACAAGCTCGTTTTCATCATTACGGATGAAAAAGGAGACGATGCGGACCAATACCTCGAAAACGTCATTACACTTGGTAAACGGACAAACACACGATTTTTTACCATCGGAAATGCAGCCATCTTCGGTCAGCTGAAAGGCTACGTGGAGTACACATATGAAGATGGTTATGTTGACTACTTGCCTGTGGATCAGGGACCAGAAAGTGCGTTCCCTGACGCCGTTCAACTCCCATTCATTGGAAGTGGGCAAGACTGGAAGCTGAAGCAGATGTCTTCGAGTTACGGACCATATGCCTTGACTCGCCTCTGTGCTGAAACCGGTGGAATGTACTTAATCACCGAAGAGACACGCGGATACAACTTCGACCGGGCAGTCATGAGAAGGTATGCTCCTGATTATCGTCCTGTTCGCGTTATCAAGCAAGAAATCGCCAAGAATGGAGCGAAGCGGGCTTTAGTGAATGTCGCAGAGATGACATACCGCTCAAGCTCGCCGATTCCGGAACTGACGTTCCGTGGCTACAACGACAACATTCTCCGTACTGATATCACAGAAGCTCAAAAACCAGTCGCAGAAATCGATTATGAATTAAAACGTCTCTACGATGGTTTGAGTACTGGGACTAAAGATCGAGACTCATTACGGGAACCTCGTTGGCAGGCTGCTTTTGACCTTGCCATGGGACGTATTCTGGCGATGCGCGTTCGGTACTTTGGTTACAACACGATGCTGGCGAACATGCGTGTGACACCGAAGTCGTTTTCAAGTGAGAAAAACAACATGTGGCGACTTGTTCCTTCAGATGAAATTCTGACAGGACCGGAAATGCGAAAAGCTGCTGCCTCCGCTAAGGAATACCTCAAGCGAGTCATTGACGATCATCCCGGAACTCCTTGGGCGATGCTCGCTACAAGAGAACTTGAAATGGATTTAGGTTGGTCGTGGGAGGAATACAGCGAAGCAATCCCCGGTTCGAATGGAATGCTCCGTGCAAATCAGGAAGAAGTCGCCCGGCTTCTCCTCGCCGATGAAGAACGCCGAGAAGTTGCTCGGCAAAAAGCTGCCAAACCACGTGCAAGACCGAAGCTGTAA